Proteins from a genomic interval of Arthrobacter sp. CAN_C5:
- a CDS encoding alpha/beta fold hydrolase: protein MHASSVDTARMRFGTSRAVRAAATRPGIRFVPTDAGLVRVRDSGGTGPVLLLVCDPPNVIEHYDAVVELLAPTHRVVCGELPGFGFSRPSRGFGFTLPEYESVTEQLLENLNLTRVTLAFPCVWGYVALRVAARRADLVEGLVLAQIPEWSQEVAWARRIDSTGIIRTPLIGQVLMAVVPSWVADRWYQTALPPGQSSEPFVEPVTTALRSGAVFCLASLTQAWFARPAPVLPVVTQPVRLLWGRADRSHRRSDPESLLPYLPHGRVVAYEGAGHFPELEHPDRLRQALTALGSI, encoded by the coding sequence GACACTGCACGAATGCGGTTTGGGACAAGCAGAGCCGTGCGTGCCGCGGCCACCCGGCCCGGGATCCGTTTCGTCCCGACTGATGCAGGTCTGGTCCGGGTACGCGACAGCGGCGGTACCGGTCCGGTCCTGCTACTGGTCTGCGACCCGCCGAACGTCATCGAGCACTACGACGCCGTGGTCGAGCTGCTCGCCCCGACGCATCGGGTCGTGTGCGGGGAACTGCCTGGGTTCGGGTTCTCTCGCCCGAGCCGCGGCTTCGGCTTTACCCTGCCGGAGTACGAGTCCGTCACTGAGCAATTGCTCGAGAACCTGAACCTGACCAGGGTTACGTTGGCGTTCCCATGCGTGTGGGGCTACGTCGCGCTGCGGGTTGCAGCACGTCGTGCCGACCTGGTCGAAGGACTAGTGCTGGCACAGATCCCTGAATGGAGCCAAGAGGTGGCCTGGGCCCGACGAATTGACTCAACCGGGATTATCCGGACACCGCTGATTGGGCAGGTGCTCATGGCTGTTGTTCCTAGCTGGGTGGCCGATCGGTGGTACCAGACCGCCCTTCCTCCCGGACAATCCAGTGAGCCGTTCGTTGAACCGGTAACGACAGCGCTGCGCTCCGGGGCAGTCTTCTGCTTGGCCTCGCTCACCCAGGCATGGTTTGCCCGTCCCGCCCCTGTGCTGCCAGTAGTTACGCAGCCGGTCAGGCTTCTCTGGGGCCGAGCCGACCGCAGTCACCGACGCAGCGATCCCGAGTCCCTTTTGCCCTACCTGCCACACGGTCGTGTCGTGGCCTATGAGGGCGCTGGTCACTTCCCTGAACTTGAGCACCCCGACCGGCTACGCCAAGCCCTAACCGCACTTGGCTCGATCTAA